The Montipora capricornis isolate CH-2021 chromosome 3, ASM3666992v2, whole genome shotgun sequence genome window below encodes:
- the LOC138041188 gene encoding QRFP-like peptide receptor, which produces MNKTARGNSSEDYAPLACPFPNLTPTQQFLRAACVLVVFIVSLIGNLFVLYVVRRNLKLHTVTHFLIVNLSAADLLITFINMTVLFQTEVAGNDEAFGGLAGQVYCVGLIVVLKISVSCSILSLTAIAVERFCSIMFPFKRIITLKLAKAIMVVMWMISFCITIPFFFHIKVEDYYGDGVFYCVEDWSPLDTTFALQVFQVVFFTLLYACPLMFIFVLYLSIGVHLWKRQAQRAVSSLGKSPTRMRMTVQVTKMLVASVVAFALCWLPQHVALFINYFMLDRCPPEFLWFGGTLLAYANSAMNPIIYVAFHSEYRKQFKVILRRCFHLCTPACKTHTGNGLNLDPGRSTKRGQREELNMVAVLSFREKTADKVSETVYSVSLVGPGHTKAAKECVQLQR; this is translated from the coding sequence ATGAACAAGACTGCCCGCGGCAACAGCTCTGAAGACTACGCGCCTTTGGCCTGTCCGTTTCCAAACTTGACGCCGACGCAACAGTTTCTCCGAGCGGCCTGCGTGCTTGTGGTATTCATAGTATCACTTATAGGGAATCTCTTCGTGTTGTACGTTGTCAGGAGAAACTTAAAGCTGCACACGGTGACTCATTTCCTAATTGTCAACCTGTCGGCAGCCGATCTTCTGATAACGTTCATCAACATGACTGTCCTGTTCCAAACGGAAGTTGCGGGCAACGATGAAGCATTCGGAGGCCTCGCTGGACAGGTGTATTGCGTCGGCCTAATCGTAGTGTTGAAAATCTCGGTGAGTTGTTCTATTCTCAGCTTAACAGCCATCGCTGTCGAGAGGTTTTGCTCAATCATGTTTCCCTTCAAAAGGATCATCACGTTAAAACTCGCCAAAGCCATCATGGTGGTCATGTGGATGATCTCCTTCTGCATTACTATTCCGTTTTTCTTCCACATTAAAGTGGAAGATTACTATGGCGACGGCGTGTTCTACTGTGTGGAGGATTGGTCACCACTCGATACCACTTTTGCCTTGCAGGTGTTCCAGGTAGTTTTCTTCACGTTGTTGTACGCATGCCCACTGATGTTCATTTTCGTGTTGTACTTGAGCATAGGTGTTCACCTTTGGAAGCGACAAGCCCAAAGAGCGGTCTCGTCTCTTGGTAAGTCGCCCACGCGCATGCGCATGACAGTACAAGTCACCAAGATGCTTGTCGCTAGCGTTGTGGCGTTTGCACTTTGTTGGCTTCCTCAACACGTGGCCCTTTTTATCAATTACTTCATGTTGGACAGGTGCCCACCCGAGTTTCTGTGGTTTGGGGGAACTCTTCTTGCTTACGCCAACAGTGCGATGAATCCAATTATTTACGTGGCATTTCACTCGGAATATCGCAAGCAGTTCAAGGTAATCCTTAGGAGATGCTTTCATTTGTGCACACCAGCATGCAAAACTCACACTGGTAACGGTCTCAATCTGGATCCTGGAAGATCAACAAAAAGAGGACAACGAGAAGAGCTAAACATGGTAGCTGTACTGTCCTTTAGGGAAAAGACGGCTGACAAAGTTTCCGAGACTGTCTATAGCGTTTCCCTAGTCGGGCCAGGACATACAAAGGCAGCCAAAGAATGCGTTCAGTTGCAACGATGA